Proteins co-encoded in one Vibrio aquimaris genomic window:
- a CDS encoding L-serine ammonia-lyase, producing the protein MISVFDIYKIGVGPSSSHTVGPMKAGKEFIDDLRSMGKLRDITKITVDVYGSLSLTGKGHHTDIAIIMGLAGNTPEKVDIDSIPDFISRVEETERLPVGMHCHTVSFPKEGGMTFHKTNLELHENGMQIHAWVENEKVYSKTYYSIGGGFIVDEENFGKEQQSAVKAPYEFTTAEELVNQCKESGLSISTLVMKNQAALHSEEETRTYFANIWKTMRECMDRGMNTEGILPGPLRVPRRAAALRQQLLTSEKTTNDPMSVVDWVNMFAFAVNEENAAGGRVVTAPTNGACGIIPSVLAYYDKFIQTVTEKDYLRYFAASGAIGGLYKRNASISGAEVGCQGEVGVACSMAAAGLAELMGGSPEQVCMAAEIAMEHNLGLTCDPVAGQVQVPCIERNGIAAVKAINSSRMALRRSSAPTVSLDKVIETMLETGKDMNAKYRETSQGGLAVKVIC; encoded by the coding sequence ATGATTAGTGTTTTCGACATCTATAAAATCGGTGTTGGTCCTTCAAGTTCACACACTGTAGGCCCAATGAAAGCGGGTAAAGAATTTATTGATGATTTACGTTCAATGGGAAAATTGCGCGATATCACCAAAATTACCGTCGACGTTTATGGTTCGCTATCACTGACAGGGAAAGGTCACCACACTGATATTGCAATTATCATGGGTCTTGCTGGTAATACTCCCGAAAAAGTCGATATTGACTCTATCCCTGATTTTATTTCAAGAGTTGAGGAGACAGAGCGTCTTCCTGTGGGCATGCATTGTCATACTGTTTCGTTCCCAAAAGAAGGTGGGATGACCTTCCATAAAACCAATCTTGAATTGCATGAAAATGGCATGCAGATCCATGCTTGGGTAGAGAATGAAAAAGTATACTCGAAAACCTATTATTCAATCGGGGGCGGCTTCATTGTCGACGAAGAAAACTTCGGCAAAGAACAGCAAAGCGCAGTCAAAGCACCTTATGAATTTACCACCGCTGAAGAGTTGGTAAATCAATGTAAAGAAAGCGGATTATCAATCAGCACTTTAGTAATGAAGAACCAAGCAGCGTTGCATTCAGAAGAAGAAACACGCACATACTTTGCTAACATCTGGAAAACGATGCGTGAGTGTATGGATCGCGGCATGAACACGGAAGGAATTCTTCCAGGCCCCTTGCGTGTGCCTCGCCGTGCTGCGGCTTTGCGCCAGCAGCTACTAACTTCAGAAAAAACGACCAATGACCCAATGTCAGTGGTTGACTGGGTGAATATGTTTGCTTTCGCTGTCAACGAAGAGAATGCAGCAGGCGGTCGCGTTGTGACTGCTCCCACCAATGGTGCTTGCGGCATAATTCCATCCGTTCTCGCCTATTATGATAAGTTTATCCAGACGGTAACTGAGAAAGATTACCTTCGCTACTTTGCGGCATCAGGTGCTATTGGCGGCTTGTATAAGCGAAACGCTTCGATATCGGGTGCTGAAGTAGGATGTCAAGGAGAAGTGGGGGTAGCCTGCTCGATGGCAGCAGCTGGTTTAGCTGAGCTGATGGGAGGAAGTCCTGAGCAGGTATGTATGGCTGCAGAAATTGCAATGGAACATAACTTAGGGTTAACGTGCGATCCCGTAGCGGGGCAAGTTCAAGTTCCTTGCATCGAGCGTAATGGCATTGCAGCAGTCAAAGCAATAAACTCTTCGCGAATGGCACTACGCCGTTCATCCGCACCGACTGTTTCACTCGATAAAGTTATAGAAACCATGCTTGAAACAGGCAAAGATATGAATGCCAAATACCGCGAAACATCTCAAGGTGGCCTAGCTGTGAAAGTAATTTGTTAA
- a CDS encoding aromatic amino acid transport family protein — MNPTSSADYSAQSSSTFTYKDFTWCLSLFGTAVGAGVLFLPIKAGAGGFWPLVILALIAAPMTWFAHKSLARFVLSAKNPNADITDTVEEHFGKAGANLITFAYFFAIYPIVLIYGVGITNTVDSFLVNQIGMESIPRWLLSGGLITAMTAGVVFGKELMLRATSAMVYPLVFILLALSVYLIPEWNRSMIEVTPDWSAMPAVVWLAIPIIVFSFNHSPIISQFAKEQRRQHGDDAVRKTDAITGGAAIMLMGFVMFFVFSVVLSLSPEQLAMAKEQNISVLSYLANAHESPLISYLGPLVAFAAITSSYFGHFLGAHEGLVGLIKSRSKAPVTVVEKGSLVFIVITTWIVAIINPSILDMIETMGAPMIAAILFLMPVIAMRKVPAMAKYKTSAPVQIFTTICGLAAITSVIYGAF; from the coding sequence ATGAATCCTACAAGTTCTGCGGATTATTCCGCACAATCGTCTAGTACGTTTACTTACAAAGACTTCACTTGGTGTTTGTCACTTTTTGGCACTGCGGTGGGTGCTGGCGTGTTATTTTTACCAATAAAGGCAGGGGCTGGAGGCTTTTGGCCATTGGTTATCCTCGCGCTCATTGCTGCACCAATGACTTGGTTTGCCCACAAATCCCTTGCTCGCTTTGTACTTTCTGCAAAAAACCCAAACGCGGATATTACTGACACTGTCGAAGAGCACTTTGGTAAAGCGGGTGCCAACCTTATTACTTTCGCTTATTTTTTTGCTATTTACCCTATCGTTCTCATTTACGGTGTCGGAATTACCAACACCGTAGACTCGTTCCTAGTCAATCAAATCGGGATGGAATCGATTCCTAGATGGTTGCTCTCTGGAGGCCTGATTACAGCGATGACGGCAGGAGTTGTATTCGGTAAAGAATTAATGCTTCGAGCAACTTCCGCAATGGTTTATCCCCTTGTATTTATTCTGCTTGCTCTATCTGTCTACCTAATTCCAGAGTGGAATAGGTCTATGATCGAGGTTACCCCGGATTGGTCTGCTATGCCCGCTGTTGTATGGCTTGCGATCCCAATCATTGTATTCTCATTCAATCATAGCCCTATCATTTCACAATTTGCTAAAGAACAAAGGCGTCAACACGGCGATGATGCGGTAAGAAAAACTGACGCGATTACTGGTGGCGCAGCGATAATGCTTATGGGCTTTGTCATGTTCTTCGTTTTCTCTGTCGTTCTATCACTTTCACCAGAACAATTAGCGATGGCAAAAGAACAAAACATCTCGGTATTGTCATACCTTGCTAACGCTCATGAATCGCCTCTTATCTCCTATTTGGGTCCTCTGGTGGCATTTGCTGCCATCACATCAAGCTATTTCGGCCATTTCCTTGGCGCTCATGAAGGCCTTGTGGGTTTAATCAAGTCACGTTCCAAAGCACCTGTAACCGTTGTTGAAAAGGGCTCTTTGGTCTTTATTGTCATTACCACTTGGATAGTCGCAATTATTAACCCAAGCATCCTAGATATGATAGAAACTATGGGTGCTCCTATGATTGCGGCAATTTTGTTTTTGATGCCTGTTATTGCCATGCGAAAAGTACCAGCCATGGCAAAATACAAAACTTCTGCGCCAGTGCAGATTTTCACAACAATCTGTGGCCTTGCCGCTATTACTTCTGTAATCTACGGCGCGTTTTAA